In Terriglobus sp. TAA 43, a single window of DNA contains:
- a CDS encoding sugar phosphate isomerase/epimerase — translation MGSLNRRRFLQLVTTSLVSAALPSVALAASSVPQLGLVVKVTKDGSPEATIKHVHDLGFTQCQIFFEELSLSKVAPLQDALKKYNVGVTAVSEHNPGPRIFDFDHGAETIGIVPPTYRRQRIDALKLAADFAHASNIPAIHTHLGFIPEEPGDPRYAVAITAIKEVASHCKQNGVMLLCETGEETPITMLRMIQDVAEGNVFVNLDTANLILYDKGNPVDAMDVFGKFVRGTHMKDGLFPTNPHDLGKEVAIGTGKVDFPALIRKLKEANYTGPFTIEREISGPQQISDIMQSKVYLQKLIDEIYGSGV, via the coding sequence ATGGGCTCTTTGAATCGACGCCGGTTTCTTCAGCTAGTCACAACCTCTCTGGTGAGCGCAGCTTTGCCCTCCGTCGCATTGGCGGCTTCTTCTGTGCCTCAACTTGGGCTTGTTGTGAAGGTCACAAAGGACGGTTCTCCGGAAGCCACGATCAAGCATGTACACGATCTTGGATTTACCCAATGCCAAATCTTTTTTGAGGAGTTGAGCCTGAGCAAGGTCGCACCGCTGCAGGATGCGTTGAAGAAGTACAACGTCGGAGTCACGGCTGTCAGTGAACATAATCCCGGGCCGCGAATCTTCGATTTCGATCACGGAGCTGAGACGATTGGAATCGTTCCTCCCACCTATCGGAGGCAGAGGATCGATGCACTCAAACTTGCAGCCGATTTCGCCCACGCTTCTAATATTCCGGCCATTCACACCCATCTTGGGTTCATACCCGAAGAGCCCGGAGATCCCCGCTACGCTGTTGCCATCACCGCGATCAAAGAAGTAGCAAGCCATTGCAAGCAAAACGGAGTAATGCTGCTTTGTGAGACGGGGGAAGAGACACCGATCACGATGCTGCGCATGATTCAGGATGTGGCAGAGGGCAACGTCTTCGTCAATCTCGATACGGCGAATCTCATCCTGTACGACAAGGGAAATCCGGTCGATGCAATGGATGTCTTCGGCAAATTCGTGCGCGGCACTCACATGAAAGACGGTCTCTTTCCGACAAATCCGCACGATCTCGGCAAAGAAGTTGCTATCGGCACAGGGAAGGTAGACTTCCCCGCGCTCATTCGCAAACTCAAAGAGGCAAACTACACAGGACCCTTCACCATCGAGCGCGAGATTTCTGGTCCGCAACAGATTTCCGACATCATGCAGTCAAAGGTCTATCTGCAAAAGCTCATCGATGAGATTTACGGCAGCGGTGTTTAA
- a CDS encoding PQQ-binding-like beta-propeller repeat protein produces MEHRKKFLAVAAILMITFSTAWSVDYLTEGVDSSRTGWLKDDKSFSLTNVPGMKLLWKVHLDSKPHEMTNLFPPLIADSVDTPAGKKEVAIFAGASDDLFGLDAKTGQTLWHINFKSPNPTGGRPAATLCPGGQTAVPAMLKTGPGSYKVYAVSWDGQLHTINPADGTDADPVEKFMPPNGKPYALNIFKNVIYTSTAQGCGGLINGIYSYNLETHVTSLFLPSGGGLWGRRGTPVSPEGVVYMGTGDGLWDAENGRLGNGIVAAQIDGKGELKLTDYFSPPNAAFLFKRDLDVNTTPVAFEYQGKKLLVGTSKECRVWLLDRDNFGGDDHRTDLADTGLICNDEPNYAGTGVWGALSVWKDATGTPWIAVPFNGPVSKRFHAPKEFSRPVNGGVAAFKVEERNGKWALTPQWLSVDIDMADEALIANGVMFVYGSGEDTRQSHVDRAWNETPEPQPPVPAAGPVSAQSTMRIAGGRHAVLLALDATTGKQLWTSGNQITGWSHFSGISAANGKVYLPTYDGNVYAFGVAK; encoded by the coding sequence ATGGAGCATCGAAAGAAGTTTTTGGCCGTTGCCGCGATACTGATGATCACATTCAGTACGGCATGGTCTGTTGATTATCTGACTGAGGGTGTCGACAGCTCTCGAACGGGCTGGCTCAAAGACGACAAGTCTTTCAGTCTGACCAATGTCCCCGGGATGAAGCTGTTATGGAAAGTACACCTGGATAGTAAGCCGCACGAAATGACAAATCTCTTCCCTCCGCTGATCGCAGACAGCGTGGATACTCCTGCCGGAAAGAAGGAAGTTGCTATTTTCGCCGGCGCGTCTGATGACTTGTTCGGACTCGACGCGAAGACCGGTCAGACTCTGTGGCACATCAACTTCAAGAGTCCTAATCCGACCGGCGGTCGCCCTGCTGCAACGCTTTGTCCCGGTGGTCAGACAGCGGTTCCTGCGATGCTGAAAACTGGTCCAGGAAGCTACAAGGTTTATGCCGTCTCCTGGGATGGTCAACTGCATACGATCAATCCAGCAGATGGAACCGACGCTGATCCGGTGGAGAAATTTATGCCACCGAATGGCAAGCCGTATGCGCTCAACATCTTTAAGAACGTCATCTACACCAGCACAGCACAGGGCTGCGGTGGCCTCATTAACGGCATTTATTCCTACAACCTTGAGACACACGTCACCAGCCTGTTTTTACCCAGCGGTGGAGGCTTATGGGGACGCCGCGGAACGCCTGTCAGTCCGGAAGGAGTGGTTTACATGGGCACAGGCGATGGGCTGTGGGATGCGGAAAACGGTCGTCTGGGTAACGGCATCGTTGCTGCTCAGATTGACGGCAAGGGCGAGCTCAAACTGACCGATTATTTCTCGCCTCCAAACGCTGCGTTCCTTTTTAAACGTGACCTTGATGTGAACACCACTCCTGTCGCTTTTGAATACCAAGGCAAGAAGCTCCTGGTCGGCACCAGTAAAGAATGTCGTGTCTGGCTACTCGATCGTGACAACTTCGGTGGCGATGATCATCGCACCGATCTCGCGGATACCGGTCTTATCTGCAACGACGAGCCAAACTATGCAGGAACGGGAGTCTGGGGAGCGCTGAGTGTATGGAAAGACGCGACAGGTACTCCATGGATTGCGGTTCCTTTCAACGGCCCGGTCTCTAAGCGATTCCATGCGCCTAAGGAATTCAGTCGTCCCGTCAATGGCGGCGTGGCGGCTTTCAAAGTCGAAGAGCGGAATGGCAAGTGGGCACTAACTCCGCAATGGCTTTCGGTCGATATCGACATGGCTGACGAAGCACTTATCGCCAACGGTGTGATGTTCGTCTACGGCAGCGGCGAGGATACTCGCCAATCACACGTGGATCGCGCCTGGAATGAAACGCCGGAACCGCAGCCACCTGTACCTGCTGCGGGGCCCGTATCGGCGCAGTCCACAATGCGTATTGCGGGCGGACGCCACGCTGTCCTGCTTGCTCTGGATGCCACGACCGGAAAGCAACTGTGGACAAGTGGCAATCAGATCACGGGATGGAGTCATTTCAGTGGTATCTCTGCTGCGAATGGCAAGGTGTATCTGCCCACCTATGACGGCAATGTTTATGCGTTTGGAGTGGCCAAATGA
- a CDS encoding helix-hairpin-helix domain-containing protein has translation MLSKRQDKSGWQETVTKMQGYGLVADDADLKRIIDYLAANLPAEAILKLNVNTATRIDFESLLSVKRSVAAAIIEYRDKNGGFKSIDELKKVPGVDADVVDAKKNSLTL, from the coding sequence GTGCTCTCGAAGCGACAGGACAAGAGTGGCTGGCAGGAAACCGTCACAAAGATGCAGGGCTACGGCCTGGTCGCAGACGATGCTGATTTGAAACGTATCATCGACTATCTGGCAGCCAATCTGCCGGCAGAAGCAATCCTCAAACTCAACGTCAATACAGCAACCCGGATCGATTTCGAATCCCTGCTCTCAGTGAAGCGATCCGTCGCCGCGGCCATCATCGAGTATCGGGACAAGAATGGTGGTTTCAAATCCATCGACGAACTGAAGAAGGTGCCCGGCGTCGACGCTGACGTCGTGGATGCGAAGAAGAACAGTCTCACGCTGTAA
- a CDS encoding N-acetylglucosamine-6-phosphate deacetylase — protein sequence MGRLVKEELIIGRDPATGQPVRLHIKDGRIASIEPGPKDCDLWISAGLIDLQVNGFAGRDFNGPEAMVQGVVEIVDAMLATGVTCFAPTVITASEAMMLRSLEVIAKARKASQRAAACIPFVHVEGPHISPLDGYRGAHPQEHVRPPSLEEFDRWQKSCGDLVGMVTMSPHHDDSAQYIAGLVARGIHVSLGHTHASTDQIHCAVEAGARLSTHLGNALAATLPRHPNPIWSQLAEDRLTASFIADGHHLPAETFKAMVRAKGIDQSILVSDMVALSGMPPGIYVAPVGGNVELSEDGRLSLLGSTALAGATVPLAQCIGKAVRMSGRPLSEVLRMATEIPGRFVNNRGRIAVGSSADLIRFRWTGELILHDVWLNGELIVL from the coding sequence ATGGGACGTCTTGTGAAGGAAGAATTGATCATCGGCCGCGACCCCGCTACAGGACAACCTGTGCGCCTTCATATCAAGGACGGCAGAATTGCATCGATCGAGCCGGGGCCCAAAGATTGCGATCTGTGGATATCCGCGGGCCTCATCGATCTCCAGGTAAATGGTTTCGCCGGTCGGGACTTCAATGGCCCTGAGGCCATGGTGCAGGGCGTCGTCGAAATTGTAGACGCAATGCTTGCGACAGGTGTCACCTGCTTTGCCCCCACCGTGATTACAGCTTCAGAGGCGATGATGTTGCGCAGCCTTGAAGTTATTGCAAAAGCGCGGAAAGCTTCTCAACGGGCCGCAGCTTGCATCCCTTTTGTTCATGTCGAGGGGCCACATATCTCTCCTCTGGATGGCTATCGAGGCGCTCATCCTCAAGAGCACGTTCGCCCGCCTTCGCTGGAGGAATTCGATCGTTGGCAAAAGTCCTGTGGTGATCTCGTCGGGATGGTCACGATGTCGCCTCACCACGATGACTCCGCACAGTACATCGCTGGCCTCGTAGCGCGTGGTATCCACGTATCGCTTGGGCATACGCATGCCTCAACGGATCAGATCCATTGTGCTGTCGAGGCGGGTGCCCGCCTTTCGACTCATCTGGGAAACGCCCTCGCTGCGACTCTTCCCAGGCATCCGAATCCGATATGGAGTCAGCTCGCGGAGGATCGCCTGACAGCATCCTTCATTGCGGATGGCCATCATCTTCCAGCCGAAACATTCAAGGCAATGGTGCGAGCGAAGGGGATTGATCAGTCGATTCTTGTGTCTGACATGGTTGCGCTCTCTGGAATGCCGCCGGGAATCTATGTCGCTCCTGTTGGCGGCAACGTTGAACTCAGCGAAGATGGAAGGTTGTCTCTGCTCGGTTCCACCGCTCTGGCGGGAGCAACGGTTCCCCTTGCACAGTGCATAGGAAAGGCTGTTCGAATGAGCGGACGCCCGCTGAGTGAAGTTCTCAGAATGGCGACCGAGATTCCCGGCCGTTTTGTAAACAATCGAGGCCGGATCGCGGTCGGCAGCAGCGCCGATCTGATTCGCTTTCGCTGGACTGGCGAACTCATCCTTCACGATGTATGGCTGAATGGGGAATTGATTGTTCTATAA